From the genome of Eucalyptus grandis isolate ANBG69807.140 chromosome 2, ASM1654582v1, whole genome shotgun sequence, one region includes:
- the LOC104434099 gene encoding alkaline/neutral invertase C, mitochondrial, which produces MSTSSSIGISTVKPCCRILIRYRSSSIFGVSPLKSGSPSLNNLSKSQFKHAFRRGCGKPGFSGHRCPVEPGRRAFCISDSSWGQSRVGSCRVNGRRGLLVIPRVASDFRNHSSSVEAHVNQKSFESIYIQGGLNVKPLVIERIETDHGVAKEEDRDRIEADSSTVNIDSLKGLREKTAEREVSEIEKEAWKLLRSAVVNYCGNPVGTVAANDLTDKQALNYDQVFIRDFVPSALAFLLNGEGEIVKNFLLHTLQLQSWEKTVDCYSPGQGLMPASFKVRGVPLEGSDGAFEEVLDPDFGESAIGRVAPVDSGLWWIILLRAYGKITGDYALQERVEVQTGIRLILNLCLTDGFDMFPTLLVTDGSCMIDRRMGIHGHPLEIQALFYSALRCSREMLIVNDATTKLVAAINNRLSALSFHIREYYWVDMKKINEIYRYNTEEYSTEAINKFNIYPDQIPSWLVDWIPETGGYLIGNLQPAHMDFRFFTLGNLWAIISSLGTQKQNEGILNLIEAKWDDLVAHMPLKICYPALESEEWRLITGSDPKNTPWSYHNGGSWPTLLWQFTLACIKMGKPGLAKKAVDLAEKRLSADDWPEYYDTRSGRFIGKQSRLFQTWTIAGFLTSKMLLEKPELASMLFWEEDYELLEICVCSLGKSGRKKCSRRNARSQSAA; this is translated from the exons ATGAGCACCAGCAGCTCCATTGGGATCTCTACCGTGAAGCCCTGTTGTAGGATCCTGATCAGGTACAGATCCTCCTCGATTTTCGGGGTCTCACCCCTGAAATCGGGCAGCCCGTCTCTCAACAATTTGTCGAAATCACAGTTCAAGCACGCATTCCGCCGTGGCTGCGGTAAGCCAGGGTTCTCGGGTCATCGGTGTCCGGTGGAACCGGGTCGGAGAGCCTTTTGTATCTCCGATTCGAGTTGGGGTCAGTCTAGGGTGGGTAGCTGTCGGGTAAATGGTAGGAGGGGTCTTTTAGTAATACCCCGCGTAGCGTCCGATTTTAGGAACCATTCTTCGTCGGTTGAAGCTCATGTAAATCAGAAGAGCTTCGAGAGTATATACATCCAAGGTGGGTTGAATGTGAAGCCTCTCGTGATTGAGAGAATCGAGACGGATCATGGTGTCGCGAAGGAAGAGGATCGCGATAGGATAGAGGCTGATAGTTCTACTGTAAATATAGATAGTTTGAAAGGGTTACGAGAGAAGACGGCCGAGAGGGAAGTGTCTGAGATAGAAAAGGAGGCGTGGAAGTTGCTCCGGAGTGCCGTGGTGAACTATTGTGGGAACCCTGTAGGTACGGTCGCGGCTAATGATCTCACGGACAAGCAAGCTCTCAACTATGATCAGGTCTTCATCCGTGATTTTGTCCCATCTGCACTGGCTTTTTTGCTTAATGGAGAAGGAGAAATTGTCAAGAACTTTCTGCTTCACACATTGCAATTGCAG AGTTGGGAGAAGACGGTTGACTGCTATAGTCCTGGCCAAGGGTTGATGCCAGCTAGTTTCAAAGTCCGTGGCGTACCTCTTGAAGGAAGTGATGGAGCATTTGAGGAAGTTCTTGATCCAGATTTTGGGGAATCAGCCATTGGCCGTGTTGCTCCAGTTGATTCTG GGTTATGGTGGATTATACTGCTGAGAGCTTATGGAAAGATCACTGGTGACTATGCTTTGCAAGAGAGAGTAGAAGTCCAGACAGGCATAAGACTGATCCTTAACTTGTGTCTAACTGATGGTTTCGACATGTTTCCTACATTGCTGGTCACCGATGGTTCCTGCATGATTGATAGGAGGATGGGAATCCACGGACACCCTCTTGAAATTCAA GCATTGTTTTACTCGGCTTTACGTTGTTCCAGAGAAATGCTCATTGTCAATGATGCAACTACTAAGTTGGTGGCTGCCATAAACAACCGACTCAGCGCACTCTCATTCCACATCAGAGAGTATTATTGGGTGGACATGAAGAAGATCAATGAGATATACCGTTATAATACAGAGGAGTATTCCACGGAAGCCATAAATAAGTTCAATATCTACCCGGATCAGATCCCATCTTGGCTGGTCGACTGGATTCCAGAGACGGGTGGTTATCTCATTGGCAATTTACAGCCTGCTCATATGGATTTTAGGTTCTTCACACTCGGAAATCTATGGGCGATCATTTCTTCATTGGGTACCCAGAAGCAGAACGAGGGTATTTTAAACTTAATTGAAGCCAAATGGGACGATCTTGTGGCTCATATGCCTCTGAAGATTTGTTACCCCGCCTTGGAGTCTGAAGAGTGGCGTCTAATTACTGGAAGCGATCCCAAGAACAC CCCATGGTCGTACCACAACGGTGGATCTTGGCCAACACTTCTATGGCAG TTCACATTGGCCTGCATCAAGATGGGAAAGCCGGGTTTAGCTAAGAAGGCAGTGGATTTGGCTGAGAAAAGGCTTTCTGCAGATGATTGGCCGGAATATTATGACACAAGGAGCGGGAGATTCATCGGCAAGCAATCGAGGCTATTCCAAACATGGACGATTGCCGGTTTTCTAACCTCGAAAATGCTTCTTGAGAAGCCAGAGTTGGCGTCCATGTTGTTTTGGGAAGAAGATTATGAGCTCCTGGAGATTTGCGTTTGTTCGCTCGGTAAATCCGGGAGAAAGAAGTGTTCGCGGCGGAACGCTAGATCTCAGTCTGCAGCTTGA